From one Flavobacterium kingsejongi genomic stretch:
- a CDS encoding sensor histidine kinase: MKNKKYNPILLFITIAILATIGLQIYWNIKNYKENKLRLVNEVQIAFDNSIDSYYLLDSKNDLFSFKEQLPVTNYSTAENIDLQPTKTNEKHLPTVIVAKREAEKTQITISNDTNALQKKDPPIPFPITLFIKNDSGVVKTDTNPLKISPNKISSVHVYKGKSNPESATQIKNFATKLVISMVRDSIDFTKISAALDQELSRKNIQVQYSIAYYKENKLFDYFPRQKLAAFPLVTYSKSSYLPPKQKLQLSFSNPVALVFKRSSVEILLSLFLSFSIIGCLLYLLKTINKQKKIDEIKNDLISNITHEFKTPITTVATAIEGIRHFNANNDPQKTERYLDISSQQLKKLETMVEKLLETAALNTDVLMIEHKDTDIITLIAAQIEKHSMICPEKNIVFRTELISAIAPIDYFHFENALSNLIDNALKYGGDTITIRLHATSDALQITVEDNGIGIEKNQREKIFEKFYRIQSGNRHDIKGFGIGLFYAKKIIEKHTGILELVPNSPITIFKITLPNG, encoded by the coding sequence ATGAAAAATAAGAAATACAATCCTATTTTACTTTTTATAACTATTGCCATATTGGCGACTATCGGATTACAGATTTATTGGAATATCAAAAACTATAAGGAGAACAAACTCCGATTGGTCAATGAGGTACAGATTGCCTTTGACAATAGTATTGACAGTTATTATCTTCTTGACTCCAAAAATGATCTTTTTTCCTTTAAAGAGCAATTGCCTGTAACCAACTATAGCACTGCGGAAAATATAGATTTACAACCTACAAAAACCAACGAAAAGCATTTGCCTACTGTAATTGTGGCAAAAAGGGAGGCTGAAAAAACCCAAATTACGATCAGTAACGATACCAATGCACTCCAAAAAAAGGATCCTCCTATTCCTTTCCCCATAACCTTATTCATTAAGAATGATTCAGGAGTCGTAAAAACCGACACGAACCCGCTTAAAATAAGCCCTAATAAAATTTCATCCGTTCATGTCTATAAAGGAAAGAGCAATCCGGAAAGTGCGACTCAGATTAAAAATTTCGCCACTAAACTTGTGATTTCAATGGTACGCGATTCTATTGATTTTACGAAAATCAGTGCAGCACTGGATCAGGAACTATCCCGGAAAAACATTCAGGTACAATATTCGATCGCATATTATAAAGAAAACAAACTATTTGATTATTTCCCCCGCCAAAAATTAGCAGCATTTCCGCTGGTCACCTATTCCAAATCCTCTTATCTTCCGCCCAAACAGAAATTACAATTGTCATTTTCCAATCCGGTAGCTTTAGTCTTTAAAAGGAGTAGTGTTGAGATTTTACTTTCTTTGTTTTTGTCTTTTTCGATTATCGGATGTTTGCTCTACTTATTAAAAACGATAAACAAACAGAAAAAAATTGATGAGATTAAGAATGACCTGATCAGCAACATCACTCATGAATTCAAAACCCCGATCACGACAGTAGCCACTGCGATTGAAGGGATTCGGCATTTCAATGCGAATAATGATCCTCAGAAAACAGAACGGTACCTGGACATTTCCAGCCAACAGTTAAAGAAGCTGGAAACTATGGTAGAAAAACTCTTGGAAACGGCCGCTTTAAATACTGATGTCCTGATGATCGAACACAAAGACACTGACATAATCACACTTATAGCAGCACAGATCGAAAAACACAGTATGATCTGCCCGGAAAAAAATATTGTTTTTAGGACGGAACTGATCAGCGCAATTGCCCCTATTGATTATTTCCATTTTGAAAATGCACTATCCAACCTTATTGATAACGCCCTGAAATATGGAGGGGACACAATTACCATACGATTACATGCTACTAGTGACGCACTCCAGATTACAGTAGAAGATAATGGTATTGGTATTGAAAAAAATCAGCGTGAGAAGATATTCGAGAAATTCTACAGGATTCAAAGCGGTAACCGCCATGACATAAAAGGTTTCGGTATTGGATTATTTTATGCTAAAAAGATCATTGAAAAACACACTGGAATACTGGAACTGGTACCGAATAGCCCGATAACAATCTTTAAAATCACCCTACCCAATGGATAG
- a CDS encoding GLPGLI family protein codes for MTKAITLLTCFLMISTITIVKAQNFQGQATYETKRAVSDIQFQGGGMTPAMQDQFREKLKKSMEKTFILTFDKTTSLYEQPQVLSAPVSGLTTVVASNATGDEKQYKNIKDQKVMIEKDFFGKEFLIVDSLPHWDWKLTNETKQIGGYTVYKATALIVVTEKEKAAYGKRQLEQSNKGTQMMQEPEPQDKLVTVWYTPDIPVSQGPEEYWGLPGLILEVNDGNNMILCSKIVLNPKEKTTIKMPKKGKVVSKKEYTEIIEKQMEKMKDGKGNIRIEMNK; via the coding sequence ATGACTAAAGCCATTACATTACTGACATGCTTCCTAATGATCAGTACGATAACTATAGTGAAAGCCCAGAACTTCCAGGGACAGGCAACCTATGAAACGAAAAGAGCAGTCTCTGATATACAATTTCAGGGAGGAGGAATGACGCCGGCAATGCAGGATCAGTTTCGGGAAAAATTAAAAAAAAGCATGGAAAAAACATTTATCCTGACATTTGATAAAACAACATCACTTTATGAACAGCCCCAGGTGCTTAGCGCCCCAGTGTCCGGACTGACTACAGTTGTAGCCTCCAATGCTACGGGCGATGAAAAACAATATAAAAATATAAAAGACCAAAAGGTAATGATTGAAAAAGATTTTTTCGGGAAAGAATTTCTGATCGTCGATTCATTACCACACTGGGACTGGAAATTAACAAACGAAACTAAACAAATAGGCGGATATACAGTATACAAAGCCACTGCCCTGATTGTAGTGACCGAAAAGGAAAAAGCGGCCTATGGGAAAAGACAGCTGGAACAAAGCAATAAAGGAACACAAATGATGCAGGAACCGGAGCCACAGGATAAATTGGTCACCGTTTGGTATACTCCGGATATTCCAGTGAGCCAGGGACCGGAAGAATATTGGGGATTACCAGGATTAATACTGGAAGTAAATGACGGAAACAACATGATCCTATGTTCAAAAATTGTACTAAATCCGAAAGAGAAGACCACGATTAAAATGCCTAAAAAAGGAAAAGTAGTCTCTAAAAAAGAATATACTGAAATTATTGAAAAGCAAATGGAAAAAATGAAAGATGGGAAAGGCAATATCAGGATCGAAATGAATAAATAA